In Bacteroidota bacterium, the genomic window AAATTCTACAGCTCAGGAATCAGGATAATCTGACCCGGGTAGATGAGATCAGGATCTTTGATTACTTCTCTGTTTGCTGCAAACAGTGCTTCCCACTTGTCGAAACTGCCATAAACTTCTTTGGCAATTTTAGAAAGCGAGTCACCGCTCTGGATGGTGTAGTGGCGGAGCTCAGGCTCAGCAACAGTCAACATATCATTTACAGCTTCCACGCCTTTAACGTTACCAGCCATAAGTACAGCTTTCTGCTTGGTAGCAAGAGAATCAGCTTCACCGGAGATGGTTACGGTTTCGTCTGCATAGGCAATGTTCAATCCATTGATTTTATCGCCAAACGCCATGGAAATGTGATTCTGGATCTGCTCCTGTTCTTTACCTTCGTCAACGTCCATGCCGAAGGCCTTTTTAAACATGTC contains:
- a CDS encoding BON domain-containing protein produces the protein MFKKAFGMDVDEGKEQEQIQNHISMAFGDKINGLNIAYADETVTISGEADSLATKQKAVLMAGNVKGVEAVNDMLTVAEPELRHYTIQSGDSLSKIAKEVYGSFDKWEALFAANREVIKDPDLIYPGQIILIPEL